The Corylus avellana chromosome ca8, CavTom2PMs-1.0 genome has a segment encoding these proteins:
- the LOC132189434 gene encoding expansin-B18-like gives MLVNENNNELAWPELVNKLVMFSVFQSVTSISLLFNLCFCLNPKNLDSSSITGEWSSAGATWYGSPDGYGSDGGACGYGNAVGQAPFSSMITAIGPSLYNNGKECGACYKVKCTSNPACSGKSVRVVITDYCPGGVCASDSAHFDLSGTAFGALAVSGEEGKLRDAGVLEVKYSRVTCEYPGKKIAFHVDQGSNPYYFAVVVEYEDGEGDLSGIDLKEEGSGSGEWRALQQSWGATWKLDAGGELHPPLSIRLTNGGGHKIVAKNVIPEGWQAGKSYRSIVNY, from the exons ATGTTAGTTAATGAGAACAATAACGAACTGGCATGGCCAGAATTAGTTAATAAATTAGTTATGTTTTCGGTTTTTCAGTCTGTTACttctatttctttattatt taatcTGTGCTTTTGCTTAAATCCAAAAAACCTAGACTCGTCATCAATTACAGGCGAATGGTCTTCTGCTGGAGCTACCTGGTATGGCAGCCCTGATGGCTATGGAAGCGATG GAGGGGCTTGTGGATACGGCAATGCAGTAGGACAAGCTCCATTCTCTTCCATGATTACGGCAATTGGCCCATCTCTGTACAACAACGGCAAAGAATGTGGAGCCTGTTAtaag GTCAAATGTACGTCAAACCCAGCTTGCTCCGGCAAATCGGTAAGGGTGGTGATAACGGATTATTGCCCCGGAGGTGTTTGTGCGTCGGATTCCGCACATTTTGATCTCAGTGGGACTGCATTTGGTGCCTTGGCAGTTTCTGGTGAAGAAGGCAAACTTCGTGACGCAGGAGTCTTGGAAGTTAAATATTCACG GGTGACATGTGAATATCCAGGAAAGAAAATAGCATTCCATGTGGATCAAGGCTCAAACCCTTACTACTTTGCTGTGGTGGTTGAATATGAAGACGGAGAAGGAGATCTTTCTGGTATTGATCTGAAGGAGGAGGGCTCAGGGTCCGGTGAATGGCGCGCCCTGCAGCAATCATGGGGTGCAACTTGGAAGCTAGACGCCGGCGGAGAACTACATCCTCCACTCTCCATTCGACTGACCAATGGTGGCGGCCATAAAATTGTGGCAAAAAATGTGATTCCAGAAGGGTGGCAAGCTGGTAAAAGCTATAGATCTATTGTTAATTACTAA
- the LOC132190038 gene encoding uncharacterized protein LOC132190038 — MGLLRVGFQHRRLFQSQVVPLPHHHFHQNPKPFPQTSSYPVPSTRATRRIPPVRASSSAVPKMVKAIRIHELGGPEVLKWEDVEMGEPEEGEIRVKNKAIGLNFIDVYFRKGVYKAAAFPFTPGMEAVGVVTAVGPGLTGRQVGDLVAYAGSPMGSYSEEQILPANNVVPVPPSIDPIIAASVMLKGMTAQYLLRRCFKVEPGHTILVHAAAGGVGSLLCQWANALGATVIGAVSTKEKAAQAKDDGCHHVIIYKEEDFVARVNEITSGNGVDVVYDSVGKDTFQGSLACLKTRGYMVSFGQSSGTPDPVPLSALSVKSLFLTRPTLMQYNTTRDELLETAGELFANVTSGVLKVRVNHTYPLSQAAQAHADLENRKTTGSVVLIP; from the exons ATGGGATTATTAAGAGTAGGATTTCAGCATCGTCGACTCTTTCAATCCCAAGTTGTCCCTCTTCCACACCACCATTTCCATCAAAATCCAAAACCCTTTCCACAAACTTCCTCTTACCCCGTACCATCTACACGTGCGACGAGAAGAATCCCACCGGTGAGAGCATCGTCGTCAGCAGTTCCCAAAATGGTCAAAGCCATCAGGATTCACGAGCTTGGTGGTCCTGAG GTTCTGAAATGGGAGGACGTGGAAATGGGAGAGCCAGAGGAGGGGGAGATTCGTGTGAAAAACAAGGCCATTGGGCTTAATTTCATTGATGTGTATTTCCGCAAAGGAGTTTATAAGGCCGCTGCATTTCCCTTCACCCCAG GTATGGAGGCTGTTGGGGTGGTGACAGCTGTGGGTCCTGGACTGACTGGCAGGCAAGTTGGAGACCTTGTAGCTTATGCTGGTAGCCCAATGGGCTCGTATTCTGAAGAGCAGATCCTTCCTGCGAACAACGTTGTGCCTGTTCCTCCCTCTATTGATCCTATCATTGCAGCTTCCGTTATGCTGAAGGGTATGACGGCCCAATATCTACTCCGCCGATGCTTCAAG GTTGAACCTGGACACACAATCCTTGTTCACGCAGCAGCTGGTGGAGTTGGATCTCTACTATGCCAGTGGGCTAATGCCCTAGGTGCCACTGTCATTGGAGCTGTCTCAACCAAAGAGAAGGCAGCTCAAGCCAAAGATGATGGGTGTCACCATGTTATAATCTATAAGGAAGAGGATTTTGTTGCTCGTGTCAATGAGATTACATCAGGCAATGGGGTTGATGTTGTCTACGATTCTGTAGGAAAAGATACCTTCCAG GGATCATTGGCATGCTTAAAGACTCGTGGGTACATGGTGAGTTTTGGGCAGTCATCAGGTACACCAGATCCAGTTCCATTGTCAGCTCTTTCTGTGAAATCCCTGTTCTTGACCCGGCCTACCCTTATGCAATACAATACAACTCGGGATGAGCTACTGGAAACTGCTGGGGAGTTATTTGCTAATGTCACATCAGGTGTCTTGAAGGTTCGAGTAAATCATACCTACCCTTTGTCTCAGGCAGCACAGGCACATGCAGACCTTGAAAATAGGAAGACTACTGGATCTGTTGTGCTGATACCATAA
- the LOC132189814 gene encoding autophagy-related protein 3 yields the protein MVLTQKLHEAFKGTVERITGPRTVSAFKEKGVLSVSEFIVAGDNLVSKCPTWSWESGESSKRKPYLPPEKQFLITRNVPCLRRAASVEEDYEAAGGEVLLDGEDNDGWLATHGKPKENKCDEDDNLPTMETLEISRKNPIRSIPSYFGGEEEEDIPDMADYDEPDNLIENDPATLQSTYIVAQEPDEDNIIRTRTYDVSITYDKYYQTPRVWLTGYDESRMLLQPELVLEDVSQDHAHKTVTIEDHPHLPGKHASVHPCRHGAVMKKIIDVLISHGVEPEVDKYLFLFLKFMASVIPTIEYDNTMDFDVGSSSN from the exons atggtGCTAACGCAGAAGCTTCACGAAGCCTTCAAAGGCACGGTAGAGAGAATCACAGGTCCTCGCACCGTCTCCGCCTTCAAGGAGAAAGGAGTTCTCAGCGTCTCCGAATTCATCGTCGCCGGCGATAATCTCGTCTCCAAATGCCCCACCTGGTCTTG GGAATCCGGTGAGTCAAGCAAGAGGAAACCGTACTTACCCCCGGAAAAGCAGTTCTTGATTACTAGAAATG TTCCTTGTCTACGAAGGGCTGCGTCTGTAGAAGAAGACTATGAAGCTGCTGGAGGTGAAGTGCTACTTGATGGGGAAGATAATGATGGTTGGCTGGCAACTCACGGTAAACCAAAAG aaaataaatgcGATGAGGATGATAACTTACCTACAATGGAGACCCTAGAGATCAGCAGGAAGAATCCTATTCGGTCAATTCCTTCGTACTTTGGGGGTGAGGAGGAAGAAGATATTCCAGACATGGCTGACTATGATGAACCTGACAACCTTATTGAAAATGATCCA GCAACCCTTCAGTCTACATATATTGTGGCTCAAGAACCTGATGAGGATAATATTATTCGCACTCGAACTTATGATGTCAGCATCAC GTATGATAAATATTATCAAACACCCCGAGTATGGCTTACTGGATATGATGAG TCAAGGATGCTTTTGCAACCAGAACTTGTACTTGAAGATGTTAGTCAAGACCATGCACACAAAACG GTAACCATCGAAGACCATCCTCACTTGCCTGGGAAGCATGCATCTGTTCATCCATGTCGACATGGAGCCGTGATGAAAAAGATTATTGATGTTCTAATCTCACATGGGGTTGAGCCAGAAGTTGACAA GTACCTCTTCTTATTCTTGAAATTCATGGCCTCCGTAATTCCAACTATCGAATATGATAACACCATGGACTTTGATGTTGGCAGCTCAAGCAACTGA
- the LOC132189073 gene encoding splicing factor-like protein 1: MDALQQYPNPQIETLDDPLQQPSSPPPAPPPETLDHIPTTDFPPSFPASDPPTGDKPEILKPLLSENGLTNTHSGTPDKDLSGGEEETTSGRRRRRSRWDPQPDSNTDNANNTQNGDDVGSGARKRKSRWADDEPKLPSSLPLQLPDFMKELTGGIEFDPEIQALNSRLLEISRMLSSGLPLDDRAEGARSPSPEPIYDNMGIRINTREYRARERLNKERTEIISQIIKRNPAFKPPADYRPPKLQKKLYIPMKEYPGYNFIGLIIGPRGNTQKRMERETGAKIVIRGKGSVKEGRLQQKRDLKMPDPSENEDLHVLVEAETQDALEAAAGMVEKLLQPVDEVLNEHKRQQLRELAALNGTIRDEEYCRLCGEPGHRQYACPSRTSTFKSDVLCKICGDGGHPTIDCPVKGTAGKKMDDEYQNFLAELGGTVPESATKQNSTLALGSGSGNSGSNPPWASNAGNAAGASQAGLGATGLKPAKEIDDTNLYIGYLPPTLEDDGLISLFSPFGDIVMAKVIKDRVTGLSKGYGFVKYADIQMANNAIASMNGYRLEGRTIAVRVAGRPPQPVVPPGPPASAMPTYPVSSQPVGAYPSQQFTAGGPYGNAPPPSYGVTPVPWGPPVPPPYAPYAPAPPGSAMYPPVQGQPMPPYGVQYPPPMQPPGSQPQPTTSSEAQQSYPPGVQSENSTSTQSLPPNIYGNSLAGMPQPTYPTTSYGYSTYYSAVPPPPPPASVPGSTGDQSQSTGNMPWAANPPLPPPVSSAEKATYGADAEYEKFMSEMK, translated from the coding sequence atGGACGCTCTTCAACAATACCCTAATCCCCAAATCGAAACCCTAGACGACCCTCTGCAACAACCCTCCTCTCCCCCTCCTGCTCCACCACCAGAAACCCTAGATCACATCCCAACCACCGATTTTCCGCCCTCTTTTCCCGCCTCGGATCCACCCACCGGCGACAAGCCTGAGATCCTCAAACCTCTGCTCTCTGAGAACGGATTGACCAATACCCACAGCGGCACCCCCGACAAGGACTTATCCGGCGGCGAGGAGGAGACCACCAGCGGCCGCCGCCGCCGTCGCAGTCGATGGGACCCTCAACCGGACTCCAACACCGACAACGCTAACAACACCCAAAACGGTGACGATGTGGGCAGCGGAGCGCGGAAGAGGAAGTCGCGGTGGGCCGACGACGAGCCGAAGCTGCCATCGTCTCTGCCGCTTCAGCTCCCCGATTTCATGAAGGAGCTCACCGGAGGTATCGAATTTGATCCCGAAATCCAAGCTTTGAATAGTAGGCTTTTAGAAATTAGTCGGATGTTATCGTCCGGTTTGCCTTTAGACGACAGAGCGGAAGGGGCTCGTTCCCCTTCGCCCGAACCGATATACGATAATATGGGCATTAGGATTAATACTAGGGAGTATCGCGCGCGAGAGAGATTGAACAAAGAGAGGACTGAGATTATTTCTCAGATTATAAAGCGTAACCCGGCTTTCAAGCCGCCGGCAGATTATCGGCCACCAAAGCTTCAGAAGAAGCTCTACATACCGATGAAAGAGTACCCGGGTTATAATTTCATCGGTTTGATTATTGGGCCGAGAGGGAATACCCAGAAGAGAATGGAGAGGGAGACTGGTGCCAAGATTGTGATTCGGGGGAAAGGGTCGGTTAAGGAGGGTAGGTTGCAGCAGAAGAGGGATCTGAAGATGCCAGATCCTTCTGAGAATGAGGATTTACACGTGCTGGTTGAGGCGGAGACACAGGATGCGCTTGAAGCTGCAGCTGGGATGGTGGAGAAGCTGCTGCAGCCAGTGGATGAGGTGTTGAATGAGCATAAGAGGCAGCAGCTTAGGGAACTGGCAGCTTTGAATGGAACCATAAGGGATGAAGAGTACTGCAGGTTGTGTGGTGAGCCAGGGCATCGCCAGTATGCCTGCCCTTCGCGTACTTCAACTTTTAAGAGCGATGTGTTGTGTAAGATATGTGGTGATGGTGGGCACCCAACTATTGATTGTCCGGTGAAAGGGACTGCTGGGAAGAAGATGGATGATGAGTATCAGAATTTTTTGGCAGAGTTGGGAGGGACGGTGCCTGAGTCAGCCACTAAGCAAAACAGTACATTGGCACTTGGTTCGGGATCAGGTAATTCGGGAAGCAATCCTCCTTGGGCCAGTAATGCTGGGAATGCTGCTGGTGCATCACAAGCAGGGTTAGGGGCAACTGGACTCAAACCTGCTAAGGAAATTGATGATACAAACTTGTATATTGGATACTTGCCACCTACTCTTGAGGATGATGGTTTGATCAGTTTGTTTTCCCCTTTTGGCGATATTGTGATGGCTAAGGTTATCAAGGACCGTGTTACTGGATTGAGCAAAGGTTATGGTTTTGTCAAGTATGCAGATATTCAAATGGCCAATAATGCTATTGCGAGCATGAATGGTTATCGGCTAGAGGGGCGAACTATTGCTGTAAGAGTTGCTGGTAGGCCTCCTCAGCCTGTTGTGCCTCCTGGCCCACCAGCCTCGGCAATGCCCACATATCCTGTTTCAAGCCAGCCTGTTGGCGCCTATCCATCTCAGCAATTTACTGCAGGTGGTCCTTATGGGAATGCACCGCCTCCAAGTTATGGGGTCACTCCAGTTCCATGGGGACCTCCTGTTCCTCCACCCTATGCTCCTTATGCACCCGCCCCTCCTGGTTCAGCCATGTATCCTCCTGTCCAGGGTCAACCTATGCCACCTTATGGTGTACAGTATCCTCCACCTATGCAGCCACCTGGTTCTCAGCCTCAGCCGACAACTTCAAGTGAAGCACAACAAAGTTACCCTCCAGGAGTGCAATCTGAAAATAGTACTTCTACTCAATCTCTACCGCCCAATATATATGGGAATTCTTTAGCTGGAATGCCACAACCTACATATCCCACAACTTCATATGGCTATTCAACTTATTACAGTGCAGTTCCGCCACCACCTCCTCCTGCATCTGTTCCTGGCTCAACTGGTGACCAATCACAGAGCACTGGGAACATGCCTTGGGCTGCAAATCCGCCATTGCCCCCTCCTGTTTCTTCTGCAGAGAAGGCAACATATGGTGCAGATGCTGAGTATGAGAAATTCATGTCAGAGATGAAATAA